Within the Saccharopolyspora gloriosae genome, the region CGGTTCCGCGCCCGCGCCCATCGTGACGATCAGCTGGTGCACGAGCTCGTCGTCGTCGAGCCCGTGCGGGTGCTCGATCATCCGGGTGGTGACGTCGTCGCCGGGAGTGGCGCGCTTGTAGCGGACCAGGTCGGCGACGCTCGTCTCCAGGTACTGGTTCGCCAGCTGCGGATCGGTGCCGTCCCACAGCGCGGCGATCGCGGCGACCATGTCCTGCGCGATCTCCGCAGGGCAGCCGAACATCTGCTGCAGCACCAGCAACGGCAGCTGCGCCGCGTACTCGCCGAGCAGATCCGCGTGGCCGCGGCCGGTGAAACCTTGGATCAGGTTGATCGCGCTGGACTGCACGAATCGCCGCAGCTGGGCCGGTTTCACCGCGGCCAGGCTGTTCTCCACCGGCGGGCGCAGCCGCGCGTGGCGCTCACCGTCGGCGAACAACGTGTTCGGCCGCCACGACATCATCGGCAGCACCGGGGAGTCCGGGGGAGCGATGTCCTGCCAGCGGCGCGAATCCTTCACGAACACGTGCGGACTGCGCAGCACCTGCAACGCCGTGTCGTAGTCCACCACCAGCATCGCGGGCACGTCCGGCGCCAGCAGCACCGGCACGATCGGCCCCCGCGCGCGCAGCTGCGAGTACACGTCCTCCGGGTTGGCGGTGAACTCCTCGCCGTAGAGCGGGACTCGGCCGTGCTGATCGAGGTGGCCAGGGGAAAGGGCGGTCATGGTGGACTCCGTGTTGCAGCTTGCAGGGCGGCCTGCGTAGTGGGTCGGGTGGCGGAACCTCAGTTGCTTCCTCGCCGCGGGATCTTTTTCCCGAGCGGCTCCGCCATGAGGGAAAAAGCCGTCCTCGCGGGGAAGCCACTGAGAACCCGGCGCGGTGCCGGTTGCTCTAGCTGGTCACCGCTCATCGGCTTCGCCGCTGACAAGACGACGACCAAAAGACCATTCCGCCCGGGACCGCGAAGAATTGTGTTGCGGCGAGGGGAATTCGCGGGTGCGCCGGTGACCGCGCGGCGCCCCTCACAGCCGCACCGTCGGATCCGCCGCGTGCCTGCCCGCCGACGAAGCGGCCAGCACGTGCTCGACGAGTTCGATCATGACCCGCGCGCAGGACGCCTCATGCCGCACGTCGCACACGGCGACGGGCGTGGCCGGATCCGGGTCGAGCGCTTCCCGCAGCTCCGCCACCGTGTGCACCGGAGCGTCGTCGAACGCGTTCACCGCGATCGCGTACGGCAAGCCGAGGTCCTCCACGCGGTCCATCACCTCGAACGAATCCGCCAGCCGCCGCGTGTCCGCCAGCACCAGCGCGCCCAGCGCGTTCCTCGCCAGCGTCCGCCACAGGTACGTGAACCGCTGCTGACCGGGAGTGCCGAACAGGTACAGCACCAGCTGATCGTTGAGGGTGCGGCGCCCGAAGTCCAGCGCCACCGTGGTCGTCGACTTCGCCGGTGTGAGCCGCAGATCGTCCACGCTCTCGCTGGCCGAGGTCAGCGACTCCTCGGTGTGCAGCGGCTCGATCTCCGACATGGTGTCGACGAAGGTGGTCTTGCCGACCCCCGCCGGGCCGACCACCAGGATCTTCGCCGAGCGCCGCACCGTCGGGGCCACGTAGGCCGACTCAGGCGGAAGTGTCCAGGCGGCGGAGTCCATTGAGCACCTCCTGCAGCAGGTCCGGGCTGGGAACCGACGACGGGCGTTCCGTCGAGGCCGGTATCAGGTAGCCCTCATCGATCAGGTCGGACACCACGACCAGCGTGACCGTCAGCGGCAGCCCGGCGTGCGCGGCGACTTCGGCCACCGCCAGCGCACCGCCTTGCGCCACCTGCACGATCCGGCGGCGATCCGGGTCGAGCTCGGACATCGTGCCGCGCGCCACGGCCCGCACCAGCGCGGCGGGTTCCATCTGGTGCTCCGCGTGGGCACGTCCCCGCGTGAGCACGTACGACCGCACCAGGTCCGACTCCCGCCGATGCGGCCCCGGGCTCACGTGTGCCGCCCGGCGGCGGTACGCGCAGCCGTGCCCATCTCTTGCCCGAGGCGCTTGGCCGTCACCTGCATTTCGGTCGACACCACTCCCAGATCGGTGTCGGCGTCGGTCACGAGGACCAGATACGACTCCTCGCCGAACGGTTGCAGCAACTGGTAGCCCTGCGAGTGCTGCACCAGGACCTGCTCGAAACCGGTGGTGGGGTAGCCCAGCGGTTCCATCCCGTGCCGGGCGCAGGCTTGCAGCGGGGAGCTGACCGCCGCCCACCGCTCGGCATCGGCCTGGTCGAGGCCGGTGTTCTTGACCAGGAGCATCCCGTCACCGGACACCGCGATCGCCGCCCGGATACCGGACTGCTCGACGAGGTCGTCGAGCACCCAGCTCCGGTCGGGTTTCGGAGCCGTCGGGGCCGTCTCGGTCATGCGTCTGCATCCCTTCTGGAAATGGACGTGTTCGCCGCATCCGACTGCTCGGAATCGGGCAACGCCTGCGCGGTGGCTGAGAACTCCGCGGCGGAGTTGGCGCCCGTCGCGCGTTGCAGGCCGCGCAGGCTCTGCGCGGCGTCGGCGGTGCGCCGCTGCGCCCCGTCGGCGATGGCCTGCACCGGCGCCGCGTCGCCGTCGGGCGCGGACAGATCGCCGGAGCGGGTCATGGTGCGGCGCGGGCGCTTCGGCAATCCGGCGGAGGTGGTGACGGGCTCCGCCGGTTCGGGCTGGCGGTGGCGGGGCGCGGGCTCGCTGACCGGCTCTCCGAACGTGGCGGGCTCGGGGACGAACGAGCTCGGCTCGGCTGCGAACGCGACGGGATCGGCCTGCTCCGGCGTGGCTGGGGTCGCTTCGCCACCGGGCGTGGGCTGCGGGTTGAGCGTGGTCAGCAGGGTGTGCGGCACCAGCAGGACCGCGCGCAGCCCGCCGCGGCTGGACGCGGCGTCCAGCCGCACCGTGAAGTCGTAGTTCGCGGCCAGCACGCTGCACCCGGCCAGCCCGGTGCGCGGCGGATTGCCCAGCTCGGTCAGCTCGATCTCGGAGGCGCCGCGGGCCAGCAGGGCGTTCGCCTGGTGCAACGCGTCCGGCGGCATGCCCACTCCGCCGTCATGGATCTCCAGCGACACCCCGTGGTACTCGGCGGTGATCATCACGTCCACCGGTGCGGTGGGCGGCGAGGAACGAGTCGCGTTGTCCAGCAGCTCCGCCAGTGCCGCGCTCAGCGGCTCCACGACCCGGCCCAGCACCGCCGTCGTAGTGTCCCGAGTGGACAGTCGGACTCGTTCGTAGTCGTGGATGCGCGACTGCGCGGCCCCGACCAGCCGCGCCATCAGTTGCGGACTGCGCTGCTGGCCCGGCGGCGAACCGCACAGCACCGTCACCAGCTGGGCGCGGCGCTGAGCCTGCGCCAGCAGATGATCGATCGGCAGCAGGTCTTCCAGCACGTCAGGGCCGTGAGAGCGCTGCATCTGGTGCAGCCGATCCGCCGCGTTGTTGGTCAGCGCAAGGATTCGGCGCATCGTGCCGCCGAGCGATTCCTGAACTCCCTGCACGACATCGCGCCGGAACACCTCGTCCGGCTGTGCGGTGAGCGGGGCCTCCAGCACCGGCGCCGGCGGCTCCGGGGGCAGTGCCTGCTCCGGAGGCGGCGGCTGCATCGGCTCGGGCTGCGCCGGTGGCGCGAGCGCGGCCGTCGACCACTGTTCGATCTCCTTGTGCTGTTGGCGCAACCGAGCGCTCAACAACGCCACCGCGGCCCCGAGCAGCACGACCAGGACAACCAGGCCGCCGAGTATCCACCCTGTCGTTTGTTGCATCGCGTCCTCACCCATCCCGCGCCACCGCACGGGTCCTCGGCCGTACCAGCCGGCACGTGGCACTGCGTACGCAGCGCCACGGCGCACGCGGGCCACCGTAGCGAATGTTGATCACATTGCGTACTCTTGGTCGCTTTGGCGACGTTCCGCGGGAAAATTGTGATAGGCGCTACTCCGATGGGCCTATATCGGCATTGCGCGGAATGCCCGTATCTGCTCCGGGCGTAGCGGTCTCGCGTTCGGGGAGCGGTGGCGGCGCCGTCGTCGAGCGAGCTGTGGCGGCCCTTCGCGGGGTGTTCGCCCGAGTCGGCGTGATCACGGATCGAGTCGGATCGTGCGCGTCCGGTGTCCGGGCTCGGCGGGCGGCATCGGTGCAGGTCCGCGCGTTCCAGCGGAGCCGGTCCCGAGACCAGTGGGTTGATCTTCATATGATGTTGTGAATGTCGACACCTGCCGTTCAGCCGCTGTTCTCCGGGCGCTCCGAGCCGAATCCGTACGTTCCCGACGTCAGCACCGATTGGTATCGCGGCATCGCCGGAGCCGGTGCGGCGAGCCCGGAATGGCTCCAGGTGTTCAGCGAGGTGTTCACCGAGGCCGCGATCATCGGT harbors:
- a CDS encoding cytochrome P450; amino-acid sequence: MTALSPGHLDQHGRVPLYGEEFTANPEDVYSQLRARGPIVPVLLAPDVPAMLVVDYDTALQVLRSPHVFVKDSRRWQDIAPPDSPVLPMMSWRPNTLFADGERHARLRPPVENSLAAVKPAQLRRFVQSSAINLIQGFTGRGHADLLGEYAAQLPLLVLQQMFGCPAEIAQDMVAAIAALWDGTDPQLANQYLETSVADLVRYKRATPGDDVTTRMIEHPHGLDDDELVHQLIVTMGAGAEPLGNWIANALYLLLTEHRVADAVATGSVALDEALDDVLWRFTPLTNYAITYPRHALHLGQVALPADEPVVISMAAINTDPALHPNGPVPAGNRAHLAFSAGAHTCPASRPARLIATVALETLLDYVPEVELDDQQPLQWRPGPFHRALTALPVRFPAVTTLAEPATGGSECPHHSAP
- a CDS encoding roadblock/LC7 domain-containing protein; this encodes MTETAPTAPKPDRSWVLDDLVEQSGIRAAIAVSGDGMLLVKNTGLDQADAERWAAVSSPLQACARHGMEPLGYPTTGFEQVLVQHSQGYQLLQPFGEESYLVLVTDADTDLGVVSTEMQVTAKRLGQEMGTAARTAAGRHT
- a CDS encoding ATP/GTP-binding protein, whose translation is MDSAAWTLPPESAYVAPTVRRSAKILVVGPAGVGKTTFVDTMSEIEPLHTEESLTSASESVDDLRLTPAKSTTTVALDFGRRTLNDQLVLYLFGTPGQQRFTYLWRTLARNALGALVLADTRRLADSFEVMDRVEDLGLPYAIAVNAFDDAPVHTVAELREALDPDPATPVAVCDVRHEASCARVMIELVEHVLAASSAGRHAADPTVRL
- a CDS encoding DUF742 domain-containing protein yields the protein MSPGPHRRESDLVRSYVLTRGRAHAEHQMEPAALVRAVARGTMSELDPDRRRIVQVAQGGALAVAEVAAHAGLPLTVTLVVVSDLIDEGYLIPASTERPSSVPSPDLLQEVLNGLRRLDTSA
- a CDS encoding ATP-binding protein, which codes for MQQTTGWILGGLVVLVVLLGAAVALLSARLRQQHKEIEQWSTAALAPPAQPEPMQPPPPEQALPPEPPAPVLEAPLTAQPDEVFRRDVVQGVQESLGGTMRRILALTNNAADRLHQMQRSHGPDVLEDLLPIDHLLAQAQRRAQLVTVLCGSPPGQQRSPQLMARLVGAAQSRIHDYERVRLSTRDTTTAVLGRVVEPLSAALAELLDNATRSSPPTAPVDVMITAEYHGVSLEIHDGGVGMPPDALHQANALLARGASEIELTELGNPPRTGLAGCSVLAANYDFTVRLDAASSRGGLRAVLLVPHTLLTTLNPQPTPGGEATPATPEQADPVAFAAEPSSFVPEPATFGEPVSEPAPRHRQPEPAEPVTTSAGLPKRPRRTMTRSGDLSAPDGDAAPVQAIADGAQRRTADAAQSLRGLQRATGANSAAEFSATAQALPDSEQSDAANTSISRRDADA